Below is a window of Ovis aries strain OAR_USU_Benz2616 breed Rambouillet chromosome 20, ARS-UI_Ramb_v3.0, whole genome shotgun sequence DNA.
CCTGGCTGTGCTCGCCATCCCTGTGTGTGCCGTGCGAGGACGCAACGTCGAGAACATGAAGTGAGGTCCCAGGGGCTCGGGGTGATGGAGGGAACCTCAGGGTCGGAAGCGAGCAGTGGATGGGGAGGGCAGTGAGTATGCAGGAGACACTGAGCGAGCCCAGGGACGAGGAAGGGGAGAAGACTGCCAAGATGCCCAGGAAGATGGCAGGGTGGCGGGGAACTGAGCCCTGCTGGCGGATGTATGCCAGCGGGTCCCGCTGGAACCCCTTGCCGTATGGGACCCCTGCAGGATCTTGCGTCTGATGCTACTCCACATCAAATACCTGTACGGGATCCGAGTGGAGGTACGAGGGGCCCACCACTTCCCTCCTTCACAGCCCTACGTCGTCGTCTCTAACCACCAGAGCTCCCTCGACCTGCTTGGTGAGCAGCCTGGGAACCTTCCCTGGGATCACCTCCCCTAGGTGTCCTCCACCCTCCCTCCGCTGCCCTCAGGAGCAAGGTGATAGACCTTCAGTCACCCTTACTTTCTGGGGCTCCCCCTGCCGTCCCAGGCTACCTCTTCCTTTATCTCTGGTCCCTGGCAGTGTGGCTGAGGTGGGCCCCTTCCTGTGATGCTGATCCTCACCCcgctcccacccctgccccagggatGATGGAGGTGCTGCCAGGCCGCTGTGTGCCCATTGCCAAGCGGGAGCTGCTGTGGGCCGGCTCTGCTGGGCTGGCCTGCTGGCTGGCAGGAGTCATCTTCATTGACCGGAAGCGCACTGGGGATGCCATCAGTGTGATGTCTGAGGTCGCCCAGACCCTGCTTACACAGGATGTAAGTCACCCTGGGGAAATGGGGCTTAGAGGGTAGAACAGCTGTAAACTGATGTGCAGGATCCACAGGCCTCAGAAGTCCCATGACAGCATCATAATCATTTTCTGACTTCTCCATGTGTGTCTTCCTTGACCCCTCTCTCCCCTAGGTACGGGTCTGGGTTTTTCCCGAGGGCACAAGAAACCACAACGGCTCCATGCTGCCCTTCAAACGTGGCGCCTTCCACCTCGCAGTGCAGGCCCAGGTGATTCCAacttccccttctcctgacccGCAGTCCCCAGCATCCCTTCCTCTCTTGGCAGAGGCTCATCATGGGGGCCTCAGAAGGGAGCTCTGGGCTGACCgctttcccccccacccccccaaccttCAGGTTCCCATTGTGCCCATTGTCATGTCCTCCTATCAAGACTTCTATTGCAAGAAGGAGCGCCGCTTCACTTCGGGTGAGGGCTCTGCGCAGATCTGGGATTGGGGGTGGCTGGAAGGGCCATGAGAGAGGCTAGAGGGATATCCCCACGAGGCAGGAACTTCAGTCAGTGTCAGAACGGTGAGATGTCCACCTGATCATGTAATGTGACCCCACATCAGCTGATATGTATTTATGAAGCAGCGTTGTACCCTGCTAGGCGGTAACACTCCATCCTTCCAATAAGGGCCCTTACTGTCTAGCAGGGAAGATAAGCCTGTGTGTGCAAAGTCAGAGCATCCGACAGTAAACGCTAGACCGTGAGGGCTGGCAGGGCACTGAGGTGTCTGGACTGGGGTTGAGGAAGGCCTCAGTGAGCAGGTGGCAGTTGCCCACAGCAGAGGGAGGGGAACTGAAAGGTGGAGGACGGGAGCAAGCAGCAGGAGAGCTCAGCAAGCAGGCCCAGGTGGCAGAGTCCCAGCAGACGGCCCTGACGGTGCTCATCCCCTCCCAGGGCGGTGTCAGGTCCGGGTGCTGCCCCCAGTGCCCACAGAAGGGCTGAAGCCGGACGACGTCCCAGCTCTGGCTGACAGAGTCCGGCACTCCATGCTCACTGTTTTCCGGGAAATCTCCACTGATGG
It encodes the following:
- the AGPAT1 gene encoding 1-acyl-sn-glycerol-3-phosphate acyltransferase alpha isoform X1, translating into MELWPGAGTLLLLLFLLLLLLLPTLWFCSPSAKYFFKMAFYNGWILFLAVLAIPVCAVRGRNVENMKILRLMLLHIKYLYGIRVEVRGAHHFPPSQPYVVVSNHQSSLDLLGMMEVLPGRCVPIAKRELLWAGSAGLACWLAGVIFIDRKRTGDAISVMSEVAQTLLTQDVRVWVFPEGTRNHNGSMLPFKRGAFHLAVQAQVPIVPIVMSSYQDFYCKKERRFTSGRCQVRVLPPVPTEGLKPDDVPALADRVRHSMLTVFREISTDGRGGGDYLKKPGGVGEARL
- the AGPAT1 gene encoding 1-acyl-sn-glycerol-3-phosphate acyltransferase alpha isoform X2; this translates as MLPTVPQTFASHLAAPPPTSRKQAHCPSPRPLQVTRMELWPGAGTLLLLLFLLLLLLLPTLWFCSPSAKYFFKMAFYNGWILFLAVLAIPVCAVRGRNVENMKILRLMLLHIKYLYGIRVEVRGAHHFPPSQPYVVVSNHQSSLDLLGMMEVLPGRCVPIAKRELLWAGSAGLACWLAGVIFIDRKRTGDAISVMSEVAQTLLTQDVRVWVFPEGTRNHNGSMLPFKRGAFHLAVQAQVPIVPIVMSSYQDFYCKKERRFTSGRCQVRVLPPVPTEGLKPDDVPALADRVRHSMLTVFREISTDGRGGGDYLKKPGGVGEARL